Proteins encoded in a region of the Longimicrobiaceae bacterium genome:
- a CDS encoding rod shape-determining protein has protein sequence MAFRWFRSGSFIPVNDIAVDLGTANTLVYVKGEGIVLNEPSVVAVEKATGKIKGIGLEAKRMLGRTPEGVAAVRPLKDGVIADVDVTEIMLRYFLETVTSKRLLKLKPTMVVGVPSGITELERRAVRSSAQAAGSKEVYMVAEPMAAAIGVGLPVETPTGNMVIDIGGGTTEIAVIALSGIVSDTSIRVGGDEIDAAIVTFLRKNYNLMIGEPTAEAVKIQIGSAFSTGDEREMEVKGRDLVSGIPKTVRVHSQEIRECIQEPIQAIVEAVRRALEITPPELASDIVDRGIVMTGGGALIRGLDQLIARETNLPIHVDEEPLTCVVRGAGRILDDINKYRGVLTV, from the coding sequence ATGGCCTTTCGCTGGTTCAGGTCCGGCTCCTTCATCCCGGTCAATGACATTGCGGTAGATCTGGGTACGGCGAATACCCTCGTTTACGTCAAAGGCGAGGGGATCGTGCTGAACGAGCCCTCGGTGGTGGCGGTGGAGAAGGCGACCGGGAAGATCAAGGGGATCGGCCTGGAGGCGAAGCGAATGCTGGGCCGAACTCCGGAGGGAGTGGCCGCCGTTCGACCGCTCAAAGACGGGGTGATCGCGGACGTGGACGTAACGGAGATCATGCTCCGTTACTTTCTGGAGACGGTCACCTCGAAGCGGTTGCTGAAGCTGAAGCCGACCATGGTGGTCGGCGTGCCGTCGGGGATCACCGAGCTGGAGCGGCGCGCCGTGCGCTCGAGCGCGCAGGCGGCGGGATCGAAAGAGGTCTACATGGTCGCCGAGCCGATGGCGGCCGCCATCGGCGTGGGCCTCCCCGTGGAGACGCCGACCGGCAACATGGTCATCGACATCGGCGGAGGAACCACGGAGATCGCGGTGATCGCCCTCTCCGGGATCGTCTCGGACACTTCGATCCGGGTAGGAGGGGACGAGATCGACGCCGCCATCGTGACCTTCCTCCGGAAGAACTACAACCTGATGATCGGTGAGCCGACGGCCGAGGCGGTGAAGATCCAGATCGGCTCGGCGTTCAGCACCGGCGATGAGCGGGAGATGGAGGTCAAGGGGAGAGACCTGGTGAGCGGCATCCCCAAGACGGTGCGGGTGCATTCGCAGGAGATCCGCGAGTGCATCCAGGAGCCGATCCAGGCCATCGTGGAGGCGGTGCGGCGCGCGCTGGAGATCACCCCGCCCGAGCTGGCCTCGGACATCGTCGACCGGGGGATCGTGATGACCGGTGGCGGAGCCCTGATCCGCGGGCTCGATCAGCTCATCGCCCGCGAGACCAACCTGCCGATCCACGTGGACGAGGAGCCGCTCACCTGTGTGGTTCGCGGCGCCGGCCGCATTCTCGACGACATCAACAAGTACCGGGGAGTGTTGACCGTCTGA
- the accD gene encoding acetyl-CoA carboxylase, carboxyltransferase subunit beta: MSWFRKPKTPLQATDRRELPGDVWEKCPSCGEIVYREKLKENWQVCPNCGYHLRLPAPEYVNLLIDEGTVVEHDADLRSGDPLGFVDLKPYPERLAQAERKTGQHEALLAVGGELTSIPVQLAIMNFEFIGGSMGSVVGEKIARAGLRSLEKREPLIVVSASGGARMMEGIFSLMQMAKTSVVLSQLHEEGVPYVSVLTDPTTGGVTASYAMLGDVNLAEPGALIGFAGPRVIEQTIKQELPEGFQTSEFLLEHGMLDGIVDRRNLKREISRLLRHMLALPPLDGNGQAPTPG; the protein is encoded by the coding sequence ATGTCCTGGTTCAGGAAACCGAAGACGCCGCTGCAGGCCACGGATCGCCGGGAGCTTCCCGGAGATGTGTGGGAGAAGTGTCCGTCCTGCGGCGAGATCGTCTATCGTGAAAAGCTGAAGGAGAACTGGCAGGTGTGTCCCAACTGCGGGTACCACCTGCGTCTACCGGCTCCGGAATACGTCAACCTGCTCATCGACGAGGGGACGGTGGTGGAGCACGACGCCGACCTGCGCTCGGGCGATCCGCTGGGCTTCGTCGACCTGAAGCCGTACCCGGAACGGCTCGCGCAGGCCGAACGCAAGACCGGCCAGCATGAAGCCCTGCTCGCAGTAGGGGGCGAGCTGACCTCGATTCCGGTTCAGCTCGCGATCATGAACTTCGAGTTCATCGGTGGATCGATGGGCTCGGTGGTGGGTGAGAAGATCGCCCGGGCGGGTCTGCGCTCGCTGGAAAAGCGGGAGCCTCTCATCGTCGTCTCCGCCTCGGGGGGCGCGCGTATGATGGAGGGGATCTTCTCCCTGATGCAGATGGCGAAGACCTCCGTGGTGCTCTCCCAGCTCCACGAGGAGGGAGTGCCCTACGTGTCCGTGCTGACCGACCCGACCACCGGTGGCGTTACCGCGTCGTACGCCATGCTCGGCGACGTGAACCTCGCGGAGCCGGGAGCATTGATCGGCTTCGCCGGTCCGCGGGTGATCGAGCAGACGATCAAGCAGGAGCTGCCCGAGGGCTTCCAGACCTCCGAGTTTCTGCTCGAGCACGGCATGCTCGACGGGATCGTCGACCGTCGTAACCTGAAGCGCGAGATCTCGCGCCTTCTGCGGCACATGCTGGCCCTTCCGCCGCTGGATGGGAACGGGCAGGCGCCGACTCCGGGATGA
- a CDS encoding Mur ligase family protein, with the protein MRFDALTSWLYGRTAGGIKWGLETTETLLAGGGDPHRRFRSLHIGGTNGKGSVAALCASVLREAGKGPVGLYTSPHLVSFRERIQVDGAPVAEEHLLAAARRLEPLIEQTGASFFEATTAMAFLCFAEDGVRTAVVEVGLGGRLDATNVIRPEVSVVTNVALDHSAELGESIEEVAAEKAGIFKREVPAITGETEKVALGVLRGRAQEVGAPLRSLDEVVGIDEVEVDLSGTRFHLRSRSWGERQVS; encoded by the coding sequence ATGAGATTCGACGCCCTAACCTCCTGGCTCTACGGGCGAACCGCGGGAGGCATCAAGTGGGGGCTGGAGACGACCGAGACCCTACTCGCCGGCGGGGGAGACCCCCACCGGCGTTTTCGTTCGCTCCACATCGGCGGGACCAACGGCAAAGGTTCGGTCGCCGCCCTCTGCGCGTCGGTGTTGCGGGAGGCGGGAAAGGGCCCCGTCGGCCTCTATACCTCGCCGCACCTGGTCTCTTTTCGTGAGCGGATCCAGGTGGACGGCGCTCCGGTGGCGGAGGAGCACCTGCTGGCTGCCGCGCGCCGTCTGGAGCCCCTCATCGAGCAGACCGGGGCGAGCTTCTTCGAGGCCACCACGGCGATGGCGTTCCTCTGCTTCGCCGAGGACGGGGTGCGCACGGCCGTGGTGGAGGTGGGTCTGGGGGGACGGCTGGACGCCACCAACGTCATCCGCCCGGAGGTGAGCGTCGTTACCAACGTGGCGCTCGATCATTCCGCGGAGCTCGGCGAGTCGATCGAGGAGGTGGCCGCCGAGAAGGCGGGGATCTTCAAGCGGGAGGTGCCGGCGATCACCGGGGAGACGGAGAAGGTAGCCCTGGGGGTGCTGCGGGGGCGGGCGCAGGAGGTCGGCGCACCGCTGCGGTCGCTGGACGAGGTGGTGGGTATCGACGAGGTGGAGGTCGATCTCTCGGGAACCAGGTTCCACCTGAGGTCGAGAAGCTGGGGGGAGCGCCAGGTGTC
- the mreC gene encoding rod shape-determining protein MreC — protein MLFLALAGILAALPGPYREAIARSVRATVLRPVLQLQQGSVERHASFDDPARLRAERDSLAAYLVGQAALVTENRELRALLGLREKLPPEFVPAEIVRIPGRAADGYFQLTAGAAQGVRPGAPIVAPSGLVGQVRSVDESISFGFDWMNPEFRASAMTLDGQVYGIVEPRVGPGGEPMLALTGTPRHVQLQPNTIIVTSGHGGVFPRGIPIGRVAAVEGRETSWQRNYLIRPSVGPSEMTYVLVLGGPQETLAGVDLARSWGIQPRESMAVDTAAAAAAERAAAAASQVAPRTSQPARPTGGAPSEARSTPRPGGPPVLGVPATERDDPDAGN, from the coding sequence GTGCTGTTCCTGGCCCTGGCGGGCATCCTGGCTGCCTTGCCAGGGCCTTATCGCGAAGCGATCGCACGCAGTGTTCGCGCGACGGTGCTGCGCCCGGTGCTGCAGCTGCAGCAGGGCTCGGTCGAGCGACACGCGAGCTTCGACGATCCGGCCCGCCTGCGCGCCGAACGGGACAGCCTCGCGGCGTATCTGGTGGGGCAGGCGGCGCTGGTGACGGAGAACCGGGAGCTGCGCGCACTGCTGGGACTGCGGGAGAAGCTCCCGCCGGAGTTCGTCCCGGCCGAGATCGTGCGCATCCCGGGGCGGGCCGCGGACGGCTACTTTCAGTTGACCGCCGGTGCCGCCCAGGGAGTCCGACCGGGAGCTCCCATCGTCGCGCCGAGCGGGCTGGTGGGACAGGTGCGCAGCGTGGACGAGTCGATCTCCTTCGGGTTCGACTGGATGAATCCTGAATTCCGCGCCAGCGCGATGACCCTCGACGGCCAGGTCTACGGCATCGTAGAGCCCCGCGTCGGGCCGGGAGGGGAGCCGATGCTGGCGCTCACCGGGACCCCGCGACACGTCCAGTTGCAGCCGAACACGATCATCGTCACGTCCGGGCACGGAGGGGTTTTCCCGCGCGGGATCCCGATCGGCCGGGTCGCCGCGGTCGAGGGTCGCGAGACGAGCTGGCAGCGGAACTACCTGATCCGTCCCTCGGTGGGGCCGTCGGAGATGACCTACGTGCTCGTGCTCGGCGGGCCGCAGGAGACGCTGGCGGGGGTGGACCTCGCGCGGTCGTGGGGGATCCAGCCGCGCGAGTCGATGGCGGTGGATACGGCCGCTGCTGCGGCGGCTGAGCGTGCGGCGGCTGCTGCCAGCCAGGTCGCGCCGCGCACCAGCCAACCAGCAAGACCCACGGGAGGAGCGCCCTCCGAGGCGCGGTCGACGCCGCGCCCCGGCGGTCCTCCCGTGCTCGGGGTTCCGGCTACGGAGCGAGACGATCCGGATGCCGGCAACTGA
- the rodA gene encoding rod shape-determining protein RodA, protein MIRGRQLPLGDPVLFGLVVGMALFGVAMIYSAGVVDVPSLVPGLWRHQLLWFVLAMLATPFVLRIPVIWLEWAAQPLYAFAVVLLVLTIFIGTGAGTAASVSGWIAIGPIRVQPSEFAKIAVILMLARVLGSWREAPKTLWQLWKPIAVVVVPMGLVMLQPDLGTALVFASILIAMLFWAGTPLPTLFFLISPVIGLFLSINTLLWGAYIVLLAMAMGFLYKPYLSEGITIMLANIVAGTVALPLWNKLEPYQKARFLVFLDPSVDPRGSGYNLIQSRVAIGSGGLTGKGFLDGTQKRLAFLPEQHTDFIFAVVGEEWGFIGVAAVLITFGLIFWRLVRVSESTPDPFASLVPFGLFGSWFAHVLVNTGMTVGIMPITGIPLPFLSYGGSFLLVNLVAVAIVQRIAAEAGG, encoded by the coding sequence GTGATCCGCGGTCGTCAGCTCCCGCTCGGAGACCCCGTGCTGTTCGGCCTGGTGGTGGGGATGGCTCTCTTCGGGGTCGCCATGATCTACAGCGCGGGCGTAGTGGACGTCCCGAGCCTGGTGCCGGGCCTGTGGCGACACCAGCTGCTCTGGTTCGTCCTGGCGATGCTGGCGACGCCGTTCGTGCTGCGCATCCCGGTGATCTGGCTGGAGTGGGCCGCACAGCCGCTCTACGCCTTCGCGGTGGTGTTGCTGGTGCTCACCATCTTCATCGGCACCGGCGCGGGGACGGCGGCTAGCGTATCCGGATGGATCGCGATCGGGCCGATTCGCGTGCAGCCCTCCGAGTTCGCCAAGATCGCGGTGATCCTGATGCTCGCCCGGGTGCTGGGCAGCTGGCGGGAGGCGCCCAAAACGCTCTGGCAGCTCTGGAAGCCGATCGCGGTGGTGGTGGTGCCGATGGGTCTGGTGATGCTACAGCCCGACCTCGGTACCGCCCTGGTGTTCGCCTCGATTCTGATCGCGATGCTCTTCTGGGCGGGCACCCCGCTGCCCACCCTCTTCTTTCTGATCAGCCCGGTCATCGGCCTGTTCCTCTCCATCAACACGTTGCTCTGGGGGGCATATATCGTCCTCCTGGCGATGGCGATGGGGTTTCTGTACAAGCCGTACCTTTCCGAGGGGATCACCATCATGCTCGCCAACATCGTGGCGGGAACGGTGGCGCTCCCCCTCTGGAACAAGCTGGAGCCGTACCAGAAGGCGCGCTTCCTGGTCTTCCTCGATCCCAGCGTCGATCCCCGAGGGTCCGGCTACAACCTGATCCAGTCGAGGGTGGCCATCGGCAGCGGGGGATTGACAGGGAAGGGCTTCCTCGACGGGACGCAGAAGCGCCTGGCCTTCCTGCCGGAGCAGCACACCGACTTCATCTTCGCAGTGGTGGGAGAGGAATGGGGCTTCATAGGGGTCGCCGCCGTCCTGATCACCTTCGGGTTGATCTTCTGGCGGCTCGTACGGGTGTCGGAGAGCACGCCCGACCCGTTCGCGAGCCTGGTGCCCTTCGGTCTGTTCGGCTCGTGGTTCGCGCACGTGCTCGTCAACACGGGGATGACGGTGGGGATCATGCCGATCACCGGCATTCCGCTGCCCTTCCTGAGCTACGGGGGATCCTTCTTGCTGGTGAACCTCGTCGCGGTGGCGATCGTGCAGAGGATCGCGGCGGAGGCGGGGGGGTAG